A window of Clostridioides sp. ES-S-0010-02 genomic DNA:
GCTAAGTGAGTTTTTAAAGATTTTATATATTATATAAACTTAGGTTAATAGCTTATTTTTTTGGTAAATGTAAGCATTCACCACTTACATCTGCTAAAGCTTCCATCAGAGCTTCTGAAGTACATGGGTGACCAAAAATCAAGTCACTAGCTTCATCAGCAGGTATTTCTAATGCTTTAAATGATGCTGCATGATTTATAAGTTCTGCTACACCATATCCAAACATATGCACACCTAAAATTTCCCCATACTTAGCATCTGATATTACTTTTACATATCCTTGCTCTTGTCCAGAAGCTAAAGCTCTTCCATTTCCAGCAAAGTTAAATTTACCAATTTTTATATTATATTTTTGTTTAGCATCTTCTTCTGTAAGTCCAACTGATGCAACCTCTGGAACTGTATAAACACAACTAGGTAATGCACTTAAATCTGCTTCTTCATTCATACCTAAAGCATTTGAAGCTGCTACTTCTCCCATTTTAAAAGCTGCATGAGCTAGCATTATACCTCCAGTAACATCACCTACTGCATATATACTTGGTACACTTGTTTCCATTTTGCTATTTACAACTATTGAACCTCTATCTATTTTAATATCTAAGTCTTCTACACCAGATAGATTAGCTTGTCTTCCTATAGCATATAGACCTAAATCTGCCTTTATTGGTTCTTCTCCTTCAATACATACTATTATTTTATTTCCTTCTTCTTTAAATTCAGAAACTTTCTTTTCAGTTAATATAGTTATTCCCTTTTTCTTAAGTGAATCTCTTAAAGACTGGCTCAATTCTTTATCCATTCTTGGAATTATTCTGTCTTCCATTTCTATTATAGTTACTTTAGAACCTCTTGAGTTGAATATCTCTGCAAATTCACAACCTATTACTCCACCACCAATTATTACTAACTCTTCTGGTACTATGTCTAAATCTAAAGCTTCTGTACTAGTTATTATTAATTTTGATTCTATTCCTTTTATTGGTAAGATTCTCACCTTAGAACCAGTGGCAATTATTGTATTTTCTGTATCTAAAACTTTTCCATCTGATAATATTACTTTATGGGCTTCTTTAACAGTAGCTTTAAGATTAAAGACATCTACACCTCTGCTTTTTAACAATCCACCAACACCAGCTGTAAGTTTTTTTACTACTCTATTTTTATACTTTATAGCCTTTTTTATATCTTGTTCCTTATCAACAGATACTTTTACACCTCTTTTTGATAATTGTTCAATTTCTTCTAATATTTCTACTGTTTTTACATAAGTTTTTGTAGGAATGCAACCTCTATTTAGGCAAGTTCCTCCTAATGTGTCCTCTTCTACTAATGCAACTTTGCCTCCTAATATAGCTGATTTTAGTGCTGATAAATACCCTCCAGGTCCTCCACCTACTACTACCACATCATAATCATGATTACTCTCTTTTTTAATTGTCTTTTCTTCTTTTATTTCTATTTTTTCTGTTTCAACAATTAAATCTTCTTTTGATACGTTTCCAGATAAGTATTTAGCCTTTATTTCTTCTTGCTTTTCTCCCTTTTCTGCTATTACACCTATTACTGTAAATACTGGTAATACTTCTCCTTCTTCTTTATGTATAATTGCAGCAAGTATACCTTCTCCTTCTGATTCTATTTCCATGTTGACTTTATCTGTTGTTATCTCTAGTATAGGTTCTCCAATTTTTACTTCTTCGCCTTCTTGTTTTAGCCAAGATACTATAGTACCTTCTTCCATAGCTACTCCAGCTTTTGGCATTATGACTTCTACTGACATAGGCTATCCTCCTATTTATTTTTTATAT
This region includes:
- the lpdA gene encoding dihydrolipoyl dehydrogenase, with the protein product MSVEVIMPKAGVAMEEGTIVSWLKQEGEEVKIGEPILEITTDKVNMEIESEGEGILAAIIHKEEGEVLPVFTVIGVIAEKGEKQEEIKAKYLSGNVSKEDLIVETEKIEIKEEKTIKKESNHDYDVVVVGGGPGGYLSALKSAILGGKVALVEEDTLGGTCLNRGCIPTKTYVKTVEILEEIEQLSKRGVKVSVDKEQDIKKAIKYKNRVVKKLTAGVGGLLKSRGVDVFNLKATVKEAHKVILSDGKVLDTENTIIATGSKVRILPIKGIESKLIITSTEALDLDIVPEELVIIGGGVIGCEFAEIFNSRGSKVTIIEMEDRIIPRMDKELSQSLRDSLKKKGITILTEKKVSEFKEEGNKIIVCIEGEEPIKADLGLYAIGRQANLSGVEDLDIKIDRGSIVVNSKMETSVPSIYAVGDVTGGIMLAHAAFKMGEVAASNALGMNEEADLSALPSCVYTVPEVASVGLTEEDAKQKYNIKIGKFNFAGNGRALASGQEQGYVKVISDAKYGEILGVHMFGYGVAELINHAASFKALEIPADEASDLIFGHPCTSEALMEALADVSGECLHLPKK